A genomic segment from Maniola jurtina chromosome 9, ilManJurt1.1, whole genome shotgun sequence encodes:
- the LOC123868520 gene encoding RNA-binding region-containing protein 3-like codes for MSKVLIIKHLPSMLSFEDKEQLLKHFGAEQVWETSKKRDYVFASFSTIEKAKLSLTRLHQLEIAQRRLVVEYSFEKVPVGQTKQKNDSDSRTTNLIKQFLRALNAWNPSVDFYQPPLTHIKYKYPKATSQIVINIVHALFTNKPFYTQTLHLMNKMALDTPFQETNAALEFFKETFREYFSYEMPVLPPSESESEISSDETCEKQKQPLPLVLKRKHTLPKTRKRPAAVLSTATLPKPKKPHVIIGQEEVFDVVTPVVESKKISLVVSQDALAKQTEEPKVIGELGKFQREEQQSDEVVETSEPEKPTITRKELLKNRISYSDMKILPVFKNYHPGEPSMRLYIKNLAKNVTEQDVKRIYKRYVEHIPEDELIGFDVRVMQEGRMKGQGFVTFPSVRIAENALNETNGYLLKEKPMVVQFARAANKKS; via the coding sequence attaaaacattttggAGCTGAACAAGTTTGGGAAACTTCGAAGAAACGGGACTATGTATTTGCTTCTTTTTCTACAATAGAAAAGGCTAAACTGTCTTTAACGCGTCTCCATCAACTAGAAATAGCACAAAGGCGCTTAGTTGTAGAATATTCCTTCGAGAAAGTACCGGTGGGACAAACTAAACAGAAAAATGATTCAGATTCACGTACTACAAATCTAATTAAACAGTTTCTACGCGCTCTCAACGCTTGGAACCCGTCTGTAGATTTCTACCAGCCACCACTGACccatattaaatataaatatccgAAAGCAACATCTCAAATAGTTATCAACATCGTCCATGCATTATTTACTAATAAGCCTTTTTATACTCAAACTTTGCATCTAATGAATAAGATGGCACTTGATACTCCTTTTCAAGAGACTAACGCTgctttagaattttttaaagaaactttTAGAGAGTATTTTTCATATGAAATGCCTGTTCTTCCTCCTAGTGAGTCAGAATCTGAAATATCAAGTGATGAAACCTGTGAAAAGCAGAAACAACCCTTACCTTTAGTGCTGAAAAGAAAACACACTTTACCGAAGACAAGAAAGAGACCTGCAGCAGTTCTTTCCACAGCAACTTTACCCAAACCAAAGAAACCTCATGTAATCATAGGCCAAGAAGAAGTTTTTGATGTTGTTACTCCAGTTGTAGAATCAAAGAAAATATCCCTAGTTGTATCACAGGATGCACTCGCTAAGCAAACTGAGGAGCCCAAAGTTATTGGTGAGCTTGGAAAGTTTCAGAGAGAAGAACAACAGTCAGATGAAGTTGTAGAGACTTCTGAACCTGAAAAACCAACAATCACTAGAAAGGAGTTGTTAAAGAATAGAATTTCTTACAGCGATATGAAAATTTTGCCTGTCTTTAAGAACTATCACCCTGGAGAACCATCTATGAGGTTGTATATTAAAAACCTAGCTAAAAATGTCACAGAACAAGATGTCAAAAGAATATATAAGCGTTATGTGGAGCACATACCAGAGGATGAACTTATAGGTTTTGATGTGAGAGTGATGCAGGAAGGAAGAATGAAAGGACAAGGGTTTGTTACATTCCCGTCAGTGAGGATAGCAGAAAATGCATTAAATGAAACAAATGGATATTTACTCAAAGAGAAACCTATGGTTGTACAGTTTGCTAGGGCTgctaataaaaaatcttga
- the LOC123868518 gene encoding nucleolar protein 11, whose product MAKLHSYYVLCPLIDQNSFLGVTQDQDDENVIVTLGRNVVNKYRLSDQKQIGGWTSKDHLTCAVIFDKHQGAYVGVFNKNTIKIWKDDSCKLDKSKKFKFSVNIMKIIPRNHQPPLIIFESGNCASLPYALDNRKTYDSKLLVKDSETIVDTGYYNIDKTDYICYLIKSNKSSYDIMTCPIREELGDMEKSKLNRIKVTRAEGNKAHIVGELIDSDNNFTIYFIWSDAKITEYNLLKKSWKTIGNVPWISTAASISMAWMGEHHLILFGSNTEQDGAILVAYNSVLGVGSYKYPMKMYSENAKLYCFNGRIILEASNHIGMLPYMVEVNRNLSSLLGSHEIAQDDFTEIVNWDTPVEPAFVYPVEVKDLLKFGLTERNMCSQVVAKYVEKDDIDNVNRVIRNFVDVPESVLVVLLNYVIKKIDPSKINITNHEEFIKFCCHDNQCFALLRYLFEIAFSDAILIPYLRNHLLLDNALFLMTYITYLLVDSDIFINLHYESKLFDWCILLLDSFYQQNLFTKDEKVSDVLNNVQKVVGNLIHQLIAIDSTLPILHKIAFGTYTNSKDRKALAYTIELVTI is encoded by the exons ATGGCAAAACTCCATAGTTACTATGTGTTGTGTCCATTGATTGATCAGAACAGTTTCTTAGGAGTGACACAGGATCAGGACGATGAAAATGTTATTGTTACTTTGGGGCGAAACGTCGTCAACAAATATcga CTTTCAGACCAGAAGCAAATTGGCGGCTGGACTTCAAAAGACCACCTGACTTGTGCAGTGATATTTGATAAGCATCAAGGTGCTTATGTTGGAGTATTCAATAAGAACACCATTAAAATATGGAAAGACGATTCTTGCAAATTAGATAAGAGTAAAAAGTTCAAG TTTTCAGTAAACATCATGAAGATTATACCAAGAAATCATCAACCACCTCTTATTATATTCGAAAGCGGCAACTGCGCCTCTCTTCCTTACGCTCTAGATAACAGAAAAACATATGATAGCAAACTCCTCGTCAAAGACTCTGAAACTATAGTGGATAcaggatattataatatagataagACAGATTACATTTGCTATCTCATTAAAAGCAATAAAAGCAGCTATGATATCATGACATGCCCTATTAGAGAAGAGTTAGGTGATATGGAGAAGTCAAAACTGAATAGAATCAAAGTCACTAGAGCTGAGGGCAATAAGGCTCACATTGTTGGGGAACTTATTGATtcagataataattttacaatttattttatct GGAGTGATGCAAAAATCACAGAATATAACTTGTTGAAGAAATCATGGAAAACCATTGGTAATGTACCTTGGATATCAACTGCTGCAAGTATATCCATGGCTTGGATGGGTGAACACCATCTCATATTATTCGGAAGCAACACTGAACAAGATGGAGCAATCTTAGTGGCTTATAACAGTGTTCTGGGTGTTGGGTCCTACAAATACCCAATGAAAATGTACTCAGAGAATGCTAAATTGTACTGTTTCAATGGCAGGATAATCCTTGAAGCATCTAATCATATTGGGATGTTGCCTTATATGGTGGAGGTTAACAGAAATCTGTCAAGTCTCCTCGGATCCCATGAGATTGCCCAAGATGATTTTACAGAAATTGTCAACTGGGACACACCAGTAGAGCCTGCATTTGTTTACCCTGTAGAGGTGAAAGACCTATTAAAATTTGGTTTAACAGAAAGGAATATGTGCTCTCAAGTTGTAGCAAAGTATGTTGAGAAAGATGATATTGATAATGTAAATAGAGTTATTAGAAACTTTGTAGATGTCCCTGAGTCAGTTTTGGTTGTGCTGCtaaattatgttattaaaaaGATAGATCCCAGTAAAATCAATATTACAAATCATGAAGAATTCATAAAATTTTGCTGTCATGATAATCAATGTTTTGCTTTACTTCGATATCTGTTTGAGATTGCTTTCAGTGATGCCATATTAATACCATATTTAAGGAATCATCTGTTACTAGATAATGCTTTGTTTTTAATGACTTATATAACTTATTTACTTGTTGATTCTGATATTTTCATCAATCTGCACTATGAAAGTAAACTTTTTGATTGGTGTATTCTACTTTTGGACTCTTTCTATCAACAGAATTTGTTCACTAAAGATGAGAAAGTCTCAGATGTTTTGAATAATGTACAGAAAGTAGTAGGAAACCTTATACACCAACTGATAGCAATTGATAGCACTTTACCCATATTACATAAAATTGCATTTGGTACATATACTAATTCAAAGGATAGAAAAGCATTGGCATATACAATTGAGTTGgtgacaatataa